Proteins co-encoded in one Salvia splendens isolate huo1 chromosome 4, SspV2, whole genome shotgun sequence genomic window:
- the LOC121798481 gene encoding lipoxygenase 6, chloroplastic-like gives MLTAQASPTTLRWRGPFLATSKQRRLTVNPSTLQPGRRHVIRAVISSGDSKAGVETADKAVESNGALVSSSRSGGVNVRAVIRIRKKMKEKLFDKIEDQWDSFLNGIGKGISLQLISQEPHLGKSDETFVRGWLPRISDNPYVVEYGADMVVPNDFGQPGAVVVTNFHEKEVFLMEIVVHGFKEPIFFKADTWIHSKKDNPESRIVFKNQAYLPSETPPGLKNHRQEELHRVRGDGKGERKMHERIYDYDVYNDLGNPDKYEDLARPVVGGEERPYPRRCRTGRRPSLTDPDTESRIEKPDPAYVPRDETFEEVKQNTFSAGRLKAVLHNLIPLIVSKLASSDIPFTNFSDIDNLYNDDILLPKEAKNNHLLANLLDQVLNVGDNLLKYEIPAIIRRDRFSWLRDNEFARQTLAGVNPVNIELLKELPISSKLDPETYGPPESAITRELIARELNGISVEEAMKSKKLFIIDYHDLLLPFIEKMNELPDRKAYASRTAFYFDQGILRPIVIELSLPPTSSSPRNKKIYTHGHGATSSWMWKLAKAHVCSNDAGVHQLVNHWLRTHACTEPYIIATHRQLSTMHPVYKLLHPHMRYTMEINALARQSLINGGGVIEACFSPGKYALEMSSAAYKSLWRFDREALPTDLLHRGMAVEDPTMPGGIKLVIEDYPYAADGLLIWAAIQELVESYVEHYYSEPNSISSDVELQAWWNEIKNVGHYGKRNELWWPNLNTQDDLSSILTTMIWTASGQHAAINFGQYPFGGYVPNRPTLMRKLIPQPGDSEYEKFLQNPEYTFLTSLPTQLQATKVMAVQDSLSTHSPDEEYLHQLDQIHRLSSNDPQVHKYFENFSVQLEEIERIINLRNKNVELTNRTGAGVPPYELLLPTSPPGVTGRGIPNSISI, from the exons ATGCTCACAGCTCAGGCCAGCCCCACCACTCTCCGGTGGAGGGGGCCCTTCCTCGCCACCTCGAAACAGCGCAGGCTGACCGTAAATCCCTCCACCCTCCAGCCCGGAAGGCGGCATGTGATAAGGGCTGTCATCAGCAGTGGAGATAGCAAAGCAGGAGTGGAAACAGCAGATAAAGCTGTGGAAAGTAATGGAGCTTTAGTGTCTTCTTCAAGAAGTGGAGGTGTGAATGTGAGAGCAGTGATCAGGATAAGGAAAAAGATGAAGGAGAAGTTGTTTGACAAGATTGAGGATCAGTGGGATTCTTTCCTCAATGGGATTGGGAAAGGGATCTCACTTCAGCtcatcagccaagaacctcatCTTG GCAAGAGTGATGAGACTTTTGTGAGAGGTTGGTTGCCTAGAATATCTGACAATCCATATGTGGTTGAGTATGGAGCTGATATGGTGGTGCCAAATGATTTCGGCCAGCCGGGAGCTGTTGTTGTGACCAATTTCCACGAGAAAGAGGTGTTCTTGATGGAGATTGTGGTTCATGGCTTCAAAGAGCCAATATTCTTCAAGGCTGATACATGGATTCATTCGAAGAAAGACAATCCTGAGAGTAGGATAGTATTCAAGAATCAG GCTTACCTGCCGTCTGAGACCCCACCCGGGCTCAAGAATCACAGGCAGGAAGAGCTGCATCGTGTTCGTGGTGATGGGAAAGGAGAGAGGAAGATGCACGAGAGGATATATGATTATGATGTGTACAATGATTTGGGAAATCCTGATAAGTATGAGGACCTAGCCAGGCCGGTTGTGGGCGGTGAAGAGAGGCCATACCCTAGGCGTTGCCGGACTGGTAGACGTCCTTCTTTAACAG ATCCCGATACAGAGAGTAGAATCGAGAAGCCTGATCCGGCATATGTTCCTCGTGATGAGACGTTTGAGGAGGTCAAGCAGAACACATTTTCTGCTGGAAGGTTGAAGGCTGTGCTCCACAACCTTATACCATTGATCGTTTCCAAATTAGCTAGTTCGGACATCCCATTCACAAACTTCTCGGACATAGATAATCTGTATAATGATGATATTCTGCTCCCAAAAGAAGCCAAAAATAATCACCTCCTTGCCAATCTGCTGGATCAAGTGTTGAATGTTGGTGATAATTTGCTGAAATACGAAATACCAGCCATTATTAGGC GTGACAGATTTTCATGGCTAAGGGATAACGAGTTTGCTCGTCAGACTTTGGCCGGGGTGAATCCTGTTAATATCGAGCTACTAAAG GAACTTCCCATTTCAAGTAAACTAGATCCTGAAACATATGGCCCTCCGGAATCTGCAATCACAAGGGAATTAATCGCCAGAGAGCTTAACGGAATCAGCGTTGAAGAG GCAATGAAAAGCAAGAAGTTGTTTATAATTGACTATCATGATTTGCTGTTACCATTCATTGAGAAAATGAATGAGTTGCCAGATAGAAAAGCTTATGCTTCCAGAACTGCCTTCTATTTTGATCAAGGCATTCTTAGGCCAATTGTCATTGAGCTATCACTCCCTCCGACTTCTTCGTCTCCAAGGAACAAGAAAATTTATACTCATGGGCATGGCGCCACCTCTAGCTGGATGTGGAAGCTGGCTAAAGCTCACGTTTGCTCCAATGATGCAGGCGTTCACCAACTCGTGAACCACTG GTTGAGGACTCATGCCTGCACGGAACCTTATATAATAGCCACTCATAGGCAGCTAAGCACAATGCACCCAGTCTACAAACTACTGCACCCGCATATGCGCTAcaccatggaaatcaatgcccTTGCAAGGCAAAGTTTGATAAACGGCGGTGGAGTCATAGAGGCTTGTTTCAGCCCTGGAAAGTACGCCCTGGAGATGAGCTCAGCCGCCTATAAGAGCTTGTGGCGGTTTGACAGGGAAGCATTACCCACAGATTTACTTCACCG GGGAATGGCTGTTGAGGATCCCACCATGCCTGGTGGGATCAAACTTGTGATCGAAGATTATCCTTACGCTGCAGATGGGCTTCTCATATGGGCTGCCATACAGGAATTGGTAGAATCCTACGTTGAGCACTATTATTCTGAGCCAAATTCCATCTCATCTGATGTGGAGCTTCAGGCCTGGTGGAACGAGATAAAGAACGTGGGGCATTATGGCAAGAGAAATGAATTGTGGTGGCCTAACCTCAATACACAAGATGACTTATCAAGCATACTTACAACCATGATTTGGACTGCTTCTGGTCAGCATGCAGCTATCAACTTCGGACAATACCCGTTTGGGGGATACGTACCTAACCGTCCAACTCTCATGAGGAAACTAATCCCTCAACCGGGTGACTCTGAGTACGAAAAGTTCCTTCAGAACCCTGAGTACACTTTCTTGACTTCATTGCCCACGCAACTCCAGGCAACAAAGGTTATGGCTGTCCAAGACAGCCTATCAACACATTCTCCAGATGAAGAGTACCTGCATCAGTTGGACCAGATTCACAGGCTTTCCTCTAATGATCCTCAAGTTCACAAGTATTTTGAAAATTTCTCTGTTCAGTTAGAAGAGATAGAGCGAATCATCAATCTACGGAATAAGAATGTAGAACTGACAAACAGAACTGGTGCTGGTGTTCCTCCATATGAATTGCTTCTACCCACTTCACCTCCTGGCGTTACTGGTCGTGGTATTCCCAACAGCATTTCCATCTGA
- the LOC121798652 gene encoding urease-like, producing MKLAPREIEKLMLHNAGELAQKRLARGLRLNHAEAVALIAAQILEFVRDGDKSVVELMDLGRQLLGRRQVLPSVPYLLDSVQVEGTFPDGTKLITIHDPVACENGNLELALHGSFLPAPSLDKFPPVESCNIPGELICGPQHLTINLGRKGVVLKVTNTGDRPVQVGSHYHFIEVNPHLVFDRRRAYGKRLNIPAGTAIRFEPGDTKSVSLVSISGNQIIRGGNNLIDAPVNDSKITSVMKAVLEQYGFSEEADAREFVTEEGSSVSHSMSRENYANMYGPTTGDKVRLGDTDLLAEIERDFAVYGDESIFGGGKVLRDGMGQACGYQSCDCLETVITNAVVIDYTGIFKADIGIKDGYITSIGKAGNPDIMHGVSTDMIIGVNTEVIAGEGMIVTAGAIDCHVHFICPQLAFEAITSGITTLVGGGTGPAHGTRATTCTPGPFHMKLMLQSTDDMPLNFGFTGKGNSAKEEGLHEIIKAGAMGLKLHEDWGTTPAAIDKCLTVADLYDIQVNIHTDTLNESGFVEHTIAAFKDRTIHTYHSEGAGGGHAPDIIKVCGVKNVLPSSTNPTRPFTINTVDEHLDMLMVCHHLDKDIKEDVAFAESRIRAETIAAEDILHDIGAISIISSDSQAMGRIGEVICRTWQTAHKMKLIRGELESSTPGNDNLRIKRYIAKYTINPAIANGFSEYVGSVEVGKLADLVIWKPAFFGAKPEMVIKGGTIAWSDMGDPNASIPTPEPVKMRPMFGAFGKAASSNSVAFVSKAALDAGVREQYGLKKRVEAVSNVRKLTKLDMKLNDALPHITVDPETYTVTADGEVLTCAATTTLPLSRNYFLF from the exons ATGAAGCTGGCGCCCAGGGAAATTGAGAAATTGATGCTCCACAATGCGGGAGAGTTGGCACAGAAGCGTTTGGCTCGTGGATTAAGGCTTAATCACGCCGAAGCCGTCGCTCTTATTGCAGCCCAG ATATTGGAATTTGTCCGGGATGGGGACAAAAGTGTGGTCGAGTTAATGGACCTTGGAAGACAATTATTGGGGAG GAGACAAGTTCTTCCTTCTGTCCCTTATCTATTGGATTCTGTTCAG GTAGAGGGGACCTTCCCAGACGGGACAAAGTTGATAACGATCCATGACCCTGTAGCATGTGAAAATGGAAATCTGGAGCTAGCTTTGCATGGCTCTTTTCTTCCAG CTCCTTCTCTAGACAAATTTCCCCCAGTTGAAAGTTGTAATATACCTGGTGAATTGATATGTGGACCTCAACATCTAACCATCAACTTAGGAAGGAAAGGCGTGGTACTCAAAGTAACTAACACTGGGGACAGGCCTGTTCAG gTTGGAAGTCATTATCACTTCATTGAAGTCAACCCACACTTGGTTTTTGATCGAAGGAGGGCATATGGCAAGCGGCTAAATATCCCGGCCGGAACAGCCATCCGTTTTGAG CCAGGGGACACAAAAAGTGTTTCACTTGTCAGCATCAGTGGAAACCAGATCATACGGGGTGGGAATAATCTTATTGATGCACCAGTAAATGATTCTAAAATCACATCTGTGATGAAAGCTGTACTTGAGCAATATGGTTTTTCAGAAGAAGCAGATGCTAG GGAATTTGTGACTGAAGAAGGATCTTCTGTTTCTCATTCAATGTCTCGTGAAAATTATGCTAATATGTATGGCCCTACCACTGGTGATAAAGTTAGGCTAGGGGACACCGATTTACTTGCAGAAATTGAAAGAGATTTTGCTGTGTATGGCGATGAGAGTATATTTGGTGGTGGAAAAGTTCTTAGAGACGGAATGGGGCAGGCTTGTGGATATCAATCGTGTGATTGTTTGGAGACGGTGATAACAAATGCTGTAGTCATTGATTATACAGGGATTTTCAAGGCTGATATAGGCATCAAAGATGGTTATATTACTTCTATTGGGAAAGCAGGCAATCCAGATATCATGCATGGAGTGTCAACCGACATGATTATAGGA GTAAATACTGAGGTTATAGCTGGAGAGGGAATGATTGTTACTGCTGGAGCAATAGACTGTCACGTACATTTCATTTGCCCGCAATTAGCTTTTGAAGCAATAACAAGTG GCATCACTACACTAGTGGGAGGTGGTACAGGACCTGCTCATGGGACACGTGCCACGACTTGTACTCCAGGACCATTTCATATGAAGCTAATGTTGCAATCAACAGATGACATGCCTCTCAACTTTGGTTTCACAGGAAAA GGAAATTCTGCCAAAGAAGAGGGCCTACATGAAATAATCAAAGCTGGAGCAATGGGACTGAAGCTTCATGAGGACTGGGGAACTACTCCGGCTGCAATTGATAAATGTTTGACTGTTGCAGATTTATATGACATTCAG GTTAATATTCACACCGACACATTAAATGAATCTGGATTTGTTGAGCATACAATTGCTGCATTCAAAGACCGTACTATTCATACTTATCACAG TGAAGGCGCAGGTGGTGGTCATGCTCCAGATATTATCAAAGTTTGTGGAGTAAAAAACGTTCTCCCCTCTTCAACTAACCCGACCCGTCCTTTCACTATCAATACTGTAGATGAGCACCTCGACATGCTT ATGGTCTGCCATCACCTGGACAAGGATATCAAAGAGGATGTTGCTTTTGCAGAGTCACGGATTCGTGCTGAAACAATCGCTGCAGAAGACATTTTGCATGATATTGGAGCCATAAGTATCATATCTTCTGATTCACAGGCAATGGGTCGCATCGGAGAG GTAATTTGTAGAACTTGGCAGACTGCTCACAAGATGAAGTTAATCAGAGGAGAACTTGAAAGCAGTACACCCGGAAATGATAATTTGCGTATCAAGAGATACATTGCAAAATACACAATTAACCCTGCTATAGCTAATGGTTTTTCTGAATATGTTGGTTCAGTTGAG GTAGGCAAGCTAGCTGATCTTGTTATATGGAAACCAGCATTTTTTGGAGCCAAACCAGAGATGGTGATAAAAGGTGGCACAATAGCATGGTCTGACATGGGTGATCCAAATGCAAGCATTCCAACTCCAGAACCG GTGAAAATGAGGCCAATGTTTGGAGCTTTTGGCAAGGCTGCAAGTTCCAATTCAGTTGCTTTTGTTAGTAAG GCTGCTTTAGATGCCGGAGTTAGAGAGCAGTATGGACTGAAGAAGAGGGTGGAAGCAGTAAGCAATGTAAGAAAGTTGACGAAACTCGACATGAAGCTCAACGATGCCCTTCCACACATAACGGTTGATCCAGAGACCTACACTGTGACTGCAGATGGCGAGGTTCTTACCTGTGCGGCCACAACCACTCTTCCACTTTCAAGAAACTACTTCCTTTTCTAG
- the LOC121800626 gene encoding rRNA 2'-O-methyltransferase fibrillarin-like codes for MGTPETPTSGSVEMEAPTGGRRTGGGGGRGGGGGSGRRGGGCGSGRRGGGGGRRGGSGGGRRGGGGRGGREHVPTGGGRGGDREPATGGGRGGGDRRGEKYNDDESLAVARAWEAVTTNPVIGTDQTDICFWRRVLTVYNGFKPEGSAGRDEGQKAFAFREPHLVAL; via the coding sequence ATGGGTACACCGGAGACCCCGACATCCGGTAGTGTGGAGATGGAGGCCCCCACCGGGGGTCGCCGAACCGGCGGTGGTGGGGGGCGAGGTGGCGGCGGTGGGAGTGGGAGGCGAGGCGGCGGCTGTGGGAGTGGGaggcgaggcggcggcggtgggaggcgaggcggcagcggcggtggaaGGCGAGGCGGTGGGGGGCGAGGCGGCAGAGAGCATGTGCCCACCGGCGGCGGGCGAGGTGGAGACAGAGAGCCGGCCACCGgcggtggccgaggcggtggtgATCGGCGTGGCGAGAAGTACAACGACGACGAATCCCTCGCTGTTGCGCGAGCTTGGGAGGCGGTCACGACGAATCCGGTCATCGGCACGGATCAGACCGACATTTGCTTCTGGAGGCGCGTCCTGACGGTGTACAATGGCTTCAAACCAGAAGGCAGTGCCGGACGTGATGAAGGCCAGAAGGCATTTGCTTTTAGagagccacatttggtggccctttGA
- the LOC121798482 gene encoding uncharacterized membrane protein YuiD-like yields MSAFLGFAIAQAIKFFTVWYKEHRWDPKQLIGSGGMPSSHSATVTVLAVGVGLQQGFGGPHFATALVLASVVMYDAIGVRLHAGRQAEICSF; encoded by the exons ATGTCTGCCTTTCTTGGCTTCGCTATTGCTCAGGCCATTAAATTCTTTACTGTCTG GTACAAGGAACACCGGTGGGATCCGAAGCAACTTATCGGATCTGGTGGCATGCCATCATCACATTCAGCTACAGTAACTGTTCTTGCGGTTGGTGTTGGTCTACAACAGGGTTTTGGAGGACCGCATTTTGCAACTGCGTTAGTCTTGGCATCCGTG GTGATGTACGATGCAATTGGTGTGAGATTACATGCTGGACGTCAAGCAGAGATTTGTAGTTTCTGA